A window from Gossypium raimondii isolate GPD5lz chromosome 7, ASM2569854v1, whole genome shotgun sequence encodes these proteins:
- the LOC105761414 gene encoding protein DETOXIFICATION 3, whose product MDEALLPRKERSIWEILTWKLTVEEFKKISFVGAPFMAVAMSQYLLLGVSMMMAGHLGELALSGVAIATAFCNVTGFSLLWGLCGALETLNGQAYGATQYYKLGSYTYCAIICSLPICLPVCLLWMYMDKLLVLIGQDPQVAEIANRYAMCLIPGLFGYAIVQSQVRFFQSQSLVLPMMFSSLATLCFHIIVCWVLVFKFGFGSKGGALAISFSNWFNVILLGFYMRYSPSCEKTRTLHLKDVFLSVKEFFHFAIPSAVMACLEWWSFEILVLMSGLLPNSKLETSVLSICLSSDSLHYTISFGISVAASTRISNELGAGNPQAAQIATLVSMLIALVETLIASTILLCCRHVFGYAYSSENDVVIKVTRMVPLICLSFITDGLHGVACGIVRGIGWQHVGAYANLAAYYLVGIPAGVLCGFVLKLRGEGLWVGMVVGSGVQMLLLSLVIAFTNWKKQAIKARERMLHGTLAGENESF is encoded by the exons atggatgaGGCGTTACTTCCAAGGAAAGAACGGAGTATCTGGGAAATACTAACGTGGAAACTCACAGTGGAAGAGTTCAAGAAAATAAGCTTCGTCGGTGCACCGTTCATGGCGGTAGCTATGTCACAGTACCTTTTGCTGGGTGTATCGATGATGATGGCTGGACACCTTGGTGAGCTTGCACTATCTGGTGTTGCCATCGCCACAGCTTTCTGCAATGTCACTGGCTTTAGTCTCCTT TGGGGACTTTGTGGTGCACTCGAAACCCTAAACGGACAAGCATATGGGGCAACGCAATACTATAAACTAGGAAGCTACACTTATTGTGCCATAATATGTTCCCTTCCAATTTGTCTCCCGGTGTGTCTCCTATGGATGTATATGGACAAACTATTAGTGCTAATAGGTCAAGACCCTCAAGTTGCAGAGATAGCTAATAGATACGCCATGTGTCTCATACCTGGATTATTTGGTTACGCCATTGTTCAATCACAAGTTCGTTTCTTCCAATCCCAGAGCTTGGTTCTTCCTATGATGTTTAGTTCTCTTGCAACATTGTGTTTCCATATAATTGTTTGTTGGGTTTTGGTATTCAAATTTGGGTTTGGAAGCAAAGGAGGGGCATTGGCTATCAGTTTCTCGAATTGGTTTAATGTTATATTGCTTGGGTTTTACATGAGATACTCACCTTCATGTGAGAAAACCCGAACCCTCCATTTGAAAGATGTTTTCTTGAGTGTCAAGGAGTTCTTTCATTTTGCCATACCTTCTGCAGTAATGGCTTG CCTCGAATGGTGGTCGTTCGAGATTCTTGTATTAATGTCTGGACTTCTGCCAAATTCCAAGCTTGAAACATCGGTTCTTTCTATATG CCTTTCAAGTGATTCTTTGCATTATACTATATCGTTTGGGATTAGTGTAGCCGCCAG TACACGAATTTCGAATGAATTAGGAGCTGGAAATCCACAAGCGGCTCAGATAGCAACCCTAGTTTCAATGCTTATTGCACTCGTGGAAACACTCATTGCAAGTACAATCCTTCTCTGTTGTCGCCATGTTTTCGGGTATGCTTACAGTAGTGAAAACGACGTCGTAATCAAAGTAACACGAATGGTTCCATTGATCTGCCTCTCATTTATTACCGACGGTTTACATGGAGTAGCTTGCG GGATCGTGAGAGGTATTGGGTGGCAGCATGTTGGAGCTTATGCAAATCTAGCAGCATATTATTTGGTCGGAATTCCAGCAGGAGTTTTATGTGGTTTTGTTTTGAAGCTAAGAGGGGAAGGCCTCTGGGTTGGAATGGTGGTTGGGTCTGGTGTTCAAATGCTTCTTCTTTCCCTTGTCATTGCTTTTACAAATTGGAAGAAGCAG GCAATCAAGGCGAGGGAGAGAATGCTTCATGGAACCTTAGCGGGCGAGAATGAATCGTTTTGA
- the LOC128042360 gene encoding uncharacterized protein LOC128042360: MVLSGKKTFAPSREKPESFEQNHGDSTEPSPITKPNFIQRLRHLFPRKPILPYHFLNQLRHVVSPNPANPCPPALHGQSMRRLIHFSKHKFEESASPSTSTRRSPIICAKIKARSQARASATKASAILLTR; encoded by the exons ATGGTTCTCTCAGGAAAAAAAACCTTTGCTCCTTCAAGAGAGAAACCCGAAAGCTTTGAACAAAACCATGGAGATTCAACAGAACCTTCTCCAATAACAAAGCCAAACTTCATCCAACGTTTAAGACACCTGTTCCCACGCAAGCCAATCCTTCCTTACCACTTTCTGAACCAGCTCCGGCATGTCGTTAGTCCAAATCCGGCCAACCCCTGTCCGCCGGCCCTCCATGGCCAAAGCATGCGCCGCCTCATTCACTTTTCGAAGCACAAATTTGAAG AGAGTGCATCCCCTTCTACCTCCACCCGCCGGAGTCCCATTATATGTGCAAAAATTAAAGCTCGCTCACAAGCTCGCGCCTCCGCCACAAAAGCATCTGCCATATTACTGACCAGATAA